The Labrus mixtus unplaced genomic scaffold, fLabMix1.1 SCAFFOLD_129, whole genome shotgun sequence genome includes the window acaaaaacacacacacacacatacacacacagacatacacacatacacatacacatacacacacacacacatacacacacacatacacacacacacacacacacacacacacacacacatacacacacacacacacacacacacacacacacatacacacacatacacacacatacacacacacacacacacacacacacacacacatacacacaaacacacacacacacacatacacacacacacacacacacacacatacacacacacacatacacacacatacacacacacacatacacacacacacacacacacacatacacacacacacacatacacacacacacatacacacacatacacacacacacacacatacacacacacacatacacatacacacatacatacacacacacatacacacacacacatacatacacacacacacatacacacacacacatacatacacacacacacacatacacatacacacatacatacacacacacacacatacacatacacacatacatacacacacacacacatacacacacacacatacacatacacacacacacacagacacacatacacacatacacacacacacatacacatacacacatacatacacacacacacatacacacacacacatacatacacacacacacacatacacacacacacatacacatacacacacacacacacagagacacacacacacacatacacacacatacacacacacacacatacacacacacacatacacacacatacacacacacacatacacatacacacacacacacatacacacacacacacaaacacacacacacatacacacacacacacaaacacacacacacacacacacacacacatacacacacacatacacacacacacacatacacacacacacacacacacacacatacacacacacatacacacacacatacacacacacacatacacacacatacacacacacacaaaaacacacacacacacatacacacacagacatacacacatacacatacacatacacacacacacacacatacacacacacatacacacacacacacacatacacacacacacatacatacacacacacacacatacacatacacacatacatacacacacacacacatacacacacacacatacatacacacacacacacatacacacacacacatacacatacacacacacacacagacacacatacacacatacacacacacacatacacatacacacatacatacacacacacacatacacacacacacatacatacacacacacacacatacacacacacacatacacacacacacacacagagacacacacacacacatacacacacatacacacacacacacatacacacacacacatacacacacatacacacacacacatacacatacacacacacacacatacacacacacacacaaacacacacacacatacacacacacacacaaacacacacacacacacacacacacacacacacacatacacacacacatacacacacacacacatacacacacacacacacacacacacatacacacacacatacacacacacatacacacacacacacatacacacacatacacacacacacacaaaaacacacacacacacatacacacacagacatacacacatacacatacacatacacacacacacacatacacacacacatacacacacacacacacacacacacacacacacacatacacacacacacacacacacacacacacacatacacacacatacacacacatacacacacacacacacacacacacacacacacacatacacacaaacacacacacacacacatacacacacacacacacacacacacatacacacacacacatacacacacatacacacacacacatacacacacacacacacacacacacatacacacacacacacatacacacacacacatacacacacatacacacacacacacacatacacacacacacatacacatacacacatacatacacacacacatacacacacacacatacatacacacacacacatacacacacacacatacatacacacacacacacatacacatacacacatacatacacacacacacacatacacatacacacatacatacacacacacacacatacacacacacacatacacatacacacacacacacagacacacatacacacatacacacacacacatacacatacacacatacatacacacacacacatacacacacacacatacatacacacacacacacatacacacacacacatacacatacacacacacacacacacacagagacacacacacacacatacacacacatacacacacacacacatacacacacacacatacacacacatacacacacacacatacacatacacacacacacacatacacacacacacacaaacacacacacacatacacacacacacacaaacacacacacacacacacacacacacatacacacacacatacacacacacacacatacacacacacacacacacacacacatacacacacacatacacacacacatacacacacacacatacacacacatacacacacacacaaaaacacacacacacacatacacacacagacatacacacatacacatacacatacacacacacacacacatacacacacacatacacacacacacacacacacacacacacacacacacacacacacacacacacacatacacacacatacacacacacacgcacacacacacacacacacacacatacacacacacacacacacacacacacacacacacacacacacacacacacacacacatacacacacacacacacacacacacacacacatacacacacacacatacacacacacacacacacacatacacatacacacaaacacacacacacacacacacacacacacatacacacatacacacacacacacatacacacacacacacacacacatacacacacacacacacacatacacacacatacacacacatacacacacacacacacacacacacacacacacacatacacacacacacacatacacacacatacacacacatacacacacacacacatacacacacacacatacacacacacacacacacacatacacatacacacacacacagaaacacacacacacacacatacacacacacacacacacatacacacacatacacacacacacatacacacacatacacacacacacatacacacacacacacacacacacacatacacacacacacacatacacacacacacatacacacacatacacacacacacatacacacacatacacacacacacatacacacacacacacacacatacacacacacacacacacacacacacacacacacacatacacacacacacacacacacacacacacacacacacacacacacatacacacacatacacacacacatacacacacacacacacacatacacacacacacacacacacatacacacacacacacacacacacatacacacacacacacacatacacacacacatacacacacacacatacacacacacacacacacacacacatacacacacacacacatacacatacacatacagacacacacacacacacacacacacacatacacacacacacatacacacacacacacacacacacacacatacacatacacacaaacacacacacacacacacacacacacatacacacatacacacacacacacatacacacacacacacacatacacacacacacacacacacacatacacacacatacacacacatacacacacacacacacacacacacacacatacacacacacacacatacacacacatacacacacagacacacacacacacatacacacacacacatacacacacacacacatacacacacacacacacacatacacacacacacatacacacacacacacacacacacatacacatacacacaaacacacacacacacacacacacacacacacacacacatacacacacacacacatacacacacacacacacatacacacacacacacacacacatacacacacatacacacacacacacacacacacacacacacacacacacatacacacacacacacacatacacacacatacacacacatacacacacacacatacacacacatacacacacacacacatacacacacacacatacacacacacacacatacacacacacacacacatacacacacacacacacacacacatacacatacacacacacacacacacacacacacacacacacacacacacacacacacatacacacacacacacacacatacacacacacacacacacacacatacacacacatacacacacacacacacacacacacacacacatacacacacacacacacatacacacacatacacacacatacacacacacacacatacacacacacacacatacacacacacacacacacatacacacacacacacacacatacacacacacacacatacacacacacacacacatacacacacacacacacatacacacacacacacaaacacacacacacacacatacacacacacacaaacacacacacacatacacacacacacatacacacacacacacacaaacacacacacacacatacacacacagacatacacacacatacacacacacgcacgcacacacacacacacacacacacacatacacacacacacatacacatacacacacacacacacatacacacacacacacacacacacacacacacacacatacacacacacacacatacacacacacacacaaacacacacacacatacacacacaaacacacacacacacacacacacacacacatacacacacacatacacacacacacacatacacacacacacacacacacacatacacacacacatacacacacacatacacacacacacacatacacacacatacacacacacacacaaacacacacacacacatacacacacagacatacacacatacacatacacatacacacacacacacacacacacacacacacacatacacacacacacatacacacacacacacacacatacacatacacacacacacatacacacacacacacacacacacacatacacatacacacaaacacacacacacacacacacacacacacacacacacacacacacacacagacacacgcacacacacacatacacacacacacacacacacacacacacacatacacacacacaggggcgtGAATATCGTGGCGAATCGCAGTAGGAAAAGGCTGGTGAGAAATCTGTAGCCGTGAGCCGAGgaaatctttaaaacacaaacaactgcCACAGAGTCGATGCAAAGTGTAAGTTTTCATCATGAATGATCCCGTCTGTCTGCTTCTCAAAGACGCTTCAGTTTCACAACGAGTGGTCAAAGTGAGGCTGGTGAAGAGAAGCTCCTCTCTGGATCTGAATGATGCTGCAGTGATGGACGCCATGTTGAAGCAGGTACACGCCCGTCCATCATGATACAGATGTTATAACTGAATAAATATAACAGCTGTGTAGCAGAGGGAAACACCAGAGCAGCTTTCGCTCCCAGTCAATTTCACCATACCAGAATTTGAAACTTCCACATGAAACTAGAAATGATTTTACTTTACCGATGCCTCTTTGTTAACATGGCAACAAATATAGAAGTCCAAGGCAACATTCAGTAtcaaaactcctgcacactgtctcaatCGCACACTGTCATGATTGACTCTTAGTTTACTTTGTGtatttcctgttgttgttgcttggttttgatttcctgttttattttgtaattgtaTCCtcagtttctctgtttcctgtttctgtatGTGCAGCTCAAACAGAAGCTGAAGGATCAGGGGCTGAAAGAAGAAGACGTCAAACTGAGCTGGAGGAAGCAGGCGGACGGGAAGGTGTTCcacaaagaggagaagaagaagaggatgattacaaaaccaaaagacGAGCTGTAGACTAGTGGAAGATGTTTGTCATTGGTCAATGGATCGTTCCCATGTTTATCATACGGTACAAAAGAGTTCTTGTATTTCATTGGTACAGAGGCTGAAACCTGAAGCACGTCTGTTTCCTCTTATAATCCTCACTTTACTgattcaaagattcaaagattcaaaaaactttattgtctatcacattgtgacagaaaatgaccttttgttgaggctcaacatgaaaacattcacactaacactcacatcaggtcataaatagctaaaagtaccttaaacaggtaaaaacacatgcacagcatttaaaaaacattgcttatctagccttgtttaaaatgcgtattgcagtgggaataaaatagtttttgtaAGTTTTCTTTTCGCCAGTGGTATTCTAAaacgacttcctgtttggtcTCGTTCAGTCTCTTAACTGTAACGAGGTGatcatgtttctgtatttgtaaAGTATAACTCTTTCTCTTTAAGTCTAATCATTCTGTTCAAATCCTAAAAGCTGAGCAGGCACTACAACATCGCCACGGCTACAAACCTGCATGTTATCATTTGACAGATGAAGCCATGTTCattgcatgtgtctgtgttaaaTAAAGGAATACAATAAATAACTGTACAAGAAGACTGTCTCTTTAGATTCATATTGTTTCATAAGGAAGGGGAGAATAAGCATTTATCCACCTGATCCATTCCATCCATGTGTTTCTGGAATATGGAATAAATAATGTCAGCTGCAGCAACTTCCAGTCCACTGCAGCCCCTTCCAGTCAGCTGCAGCACCTTCCAGTCCGCTGCAGCCCCTTCCAGTCCGCTGCAGCACCTTCCAGTCCGCTGCAGCAACTTCCAGTCCGCTGCAGCCCCTTCCAGTCAGCTGCAGCACCTTCCAGTCCGCTGCAGCACCTTCCAGTCCGCTGCAGCCCCTTCCAGTCAGCTGCAGCACCTTCCAGTCCGCTGCAGCACCTTCCAGTCCGCTGCAGCACCTTCTAGTCAGCTGCAGCACCTTCCAGTCAGCTGCAGCACCTTCCAGTCAGCTGCAGCCCCTTCCAGTCCGCTGCAGCAACTTCCAGTCCGCTGCAGCCCCTTCCAGTCAGCTGCAGCCCCTTCCAGTCAGCTGCAGCACCTTCCAGTCAGCTGCAGCACCTTCCAGTCCGCTGCAGCACCTTCCAGTCAGCTGCAGCACCTTCCAGTCCACTGCAGCACCTTCCAGTCAGCTGCAGCACCTTCCAGTCCGCTGCAGCACCTTCCAGTCCGCTGCAGCACCTTCCAGTCCGCTGCAGCAACTTCCAGTCCGCTGCAGCCCCTTCCAGTCAGCTGCAGCACCTTCCAGTCCGCTGCAGCAACTTCCAGTCCGCTGCAGCAACTTCCAGTCCGCTGCAGCCCCTTCCTGTCAGCTGCTCGGTCTTTCAGttaaagcacaaataaaaaCGACTTCAGCTCTCAGTCAGGCTGAACGCTGCGTTTAGATGTGGGAAGTTGGGttagtgatgaaaaaaaaaatgatgaacagaaaatgtttaaaggaaATGAATAGGCAAAGAATATAATTACGACAGTGATATAATGTGAATAATAATATTGTGTTGTTTCTAAGTTGCAATGGTGAAGTCCTTATGTCAGATTTGGAGTGATTATTGTTTGAGGGATTTAACGAAGTGGGATttgggaaataaaataaaaggaactTAATAAATTTGATGAAAGTTGATTTGAGATTCGGATACCGCAAGCTTTACTCATCACACTCCTCATAATCAGAACGCTTCCTTACTGAGACGTAGTGTTCTACTGAACTCCGCCTAATGGTGCCAAGACTTCCCGTCGAGTTCTTTCAGATCAGGAATGCCGGTGGTCCACGATAACCGCTGTAGCAGGTCTGGTCGGAGTCGATAATGAGATGggttgaagaaaaacacagcggtCCAACAGTCGTCCGTGGGTCCTTCTCTCAGCGGCTCAAAGAGTCTTAATTAACGTTCGTCAGGATTGACGCTCGTTGATCCTCATTTGACTTGAATGGTCACTTGTAGTCAAATGTGAGAATAGAGAAAATAATGTTCTGGAAGACAATCATCATTATaccattcaacattcaaacacacattaatatagTATGAAGAGTATAAAATCATATCTTGAACTACTAAGTTTATAACTCGgacaaaatcacatattaacGTATCATAATTCCTCCGTCCTGAAACTCAGGTCGGTACAGCACtcttgccactagggggcagtagtgTTCCACGTAAGATTCAGGGAGGGTTCATCAGGAAATGTGATTTAATCCTTAAATATCTAAGTTCGTCATAGATGATCGTGGCGGAATCTAACTTGCATGAAAGTGTTAGTCTTGATGTCATGAATACATATATCCAATTCAGGGATTGAACCGAAATTATTTTATATCAGAACTGGATTATGTTGGacagtttgttcaacaggtcTAAAGCTGGTAGGTCAGTTTGAGATAGAGTCCATGTCACATCAAAGACCTCCCCTGCTGTGTTGATTAACAGTAAATCAAATGAATGGCTTTTGTTATCAGTAAACAGGAAgagtggggtttttttgtgtCCTGTGGGTTTGGGTTCACTTCAGGTCAATACGTTACAGAGCGTATCAAACGAGTCCAAGCTGCGACGGTGAAGTCTCCTCAGAGAGTTCCTGAGGCCTCATGAAGACTACAGGAGGATCAGAACCTCAGGTGAACGagtgtttcttcttcatgtgtttctttcCAACAGATCCACAGACTACACATGAATCTGATCCGGTCACTTTGAGTCTCTGAAATAAGAAACGTCTCAGACTTTATCCCACAGGGCGCTTCAGACCCGCAGTCCACCAGAACCCATTTAGGGCGCGGCCCCACTGGCGATGTTGTCGTACCATGgttaagcacgattgcccccccttcctccccatTAGGGGACCGGCGTCCGCACAAATcggagaacatgacagctacttcctgtctttactttgagtcgtgttagtcagatacagactgaACACTTCATAATGAAGATGTCAGCGTtgtggactttagggttgaagcatGCTTGatcacggtacggatggccagtgtgaccgcaccCTGAAAGGGGAGGAGATTCAAGAGTGAGGACTGGTGGattgaagtttttgtttttgtttaaaatctttaaagtcAAACCTGTGTTTGTAGTAGATTCTAAATATACATCCTTATTATTATCTACCTttagttattgtttttgtcCAGGGGAGAGAACTCTTGACTTATGGACAGCTGCAGGTTGTGATGACGCCAACAGCCCACCTTTTTGACTGCTTTGATTGAAATGACCCTAACCCTCTTTACATGTCATGATacatattcaatattttaaataaaaatctccACAGTTGACTTATTAATGTCACGTTATCCGACTGTGTGCGGCTGCTACCCAGAAACATGACATCAGATTATCAAATCATTTCCCTGATatgtaaatattcaaaacatCTTCAGGGGAAAAGATCCCGACGACGTCTCAAACAGAAGACACCAGTCTGAAGATGAAcgctcttcttctgctcttcaCCGTCGCTGCTTCAGGCAAGTCTTCATTTATGAAGTTAGATTAATAAacacagtgcatacagtcagtctttatttatattattaacatgtctgttcatcacagagcatacagtcagtctttatttatattattaacatgtctgttcatcacagagcatacagtcagtctttatttatattattaacatgtctgttcatcacagagcatacagtcagtctttatttatattattaacatgtctgttcatcacagagcatacagtcagtctttatttatattattaacatgtctgttcatcacagtgcatacagtcagtctttatttatattattaacatgtctgttcatcacagagcatacagtcagtctttatttatattattaacatgtctgttcatcacagagcatacagtcagtctttatttatattattaacatgtctgttcatcacagagcatacagtcagtctttatttacattattaacatgtctgttcatcacagtgcatacagtcagtctttatttatattattaacatgtctgttcatcacagagcatacagtcagtctttatttacattattaacatgtctgttcatcacagagcatacagtcagtctttatttacattattaacatgtctgttcatcacagtgcatacagtcagtctttatttatattattaacatgtctgttcatcacagagcatacagtcagtgtctttatttatattattaacatgtctgttcatcacagagcatacagtcagtgtctttatttatattattaacatgtctgttcatcacagtgcatacagtcagtctttatttatattattaacatgtctgttcatcacagagcatacagtcagtctttatttatattattaacatgtctgttcatcacagtgcatacagtcagtctttatttatattattaacatgtctgttcatcacagagcatacagtcagtctttatttatattattaacatgtctgttcatcacagagcatacagtcagtctttatttatattattaacatgtctgttcatcacagtgcatacagtcagtctttatttatattattaacatgtctgttcatcacagagcatacagtcagtctttatttatattattaacatgtctgttcatcacagagcatacagtcagtctttatttatattattaacatgtctgttcatcacagagcatacagtcagtctttatttatattattaacatgtctgttcatcacagagcatacagtcagtgtctttatttatattattaacatgtctgttcatcacagagcatacagtcagtctttatttatattattaacatgtctgttcatcacagtgtatacagtcagtctttatttatattattaacatgtctgttcatcacagtgcatacagtcagtgtctttatttacattattaacatgtctgttcatcacagagcatacagtcagtctttatttatattattaacatgtctgttcatcacagagcatacagtcagtctttatttatattattaacatgtctgttcatcacagagcatacagtcagtgtctttatttatattattaacatgtctgttcatcacagagcatacagtcagtctttatttatattattaacatgtctgttcatcacagagcatacagtcagtctttatttacattattaacatgtctgttcatcacagagcatacagtcagtctttatttatattattaacatgtctgttcatcacagagcatacagtcagtctttatttatattattaacatgtctgttcatcacagtgcatacagtcagtctttatttatattattaacatgtctgttcatcacagagcatacagtcagtctttatttatattattaacatgtctgttcatcacagagcatacagtcagtctttatttatattattaacatgtctgttcatcacagagcatacagtcagtctttatttacattattaacatgtctgttcatcacagagcatacagtcagtctttatttatattattaacatgtctgttcatcacagagcatacagtcagtctttatttacattattaacatgtctgttcatcacagagcatacagtcagtctttatttatattattaacatgtctgttcatcacagtgcatacagtcagtctttatttatattattaacatgtctgttcatcacagagcatacagtcagtctttatttatattattaacatgtctgttcatcacagagcatacagtcagtctttatttatattattaacatgtctgttcataacagtgcatacagtcagtctttatttacattattaacatgtctgttcatcacagtgcatacagtcagtgtctttatttatattattaacatgtctgttcatcacagtgcatacagtcagtctttatttatattattaacatgtctgttcatcacagtgcatacagtcagtgtctttatttatattattaacatgtctgttcatcacagagcatacagtcagtctttatttatattattaacatgtctgttcatcacagtgcatacagtcagtctttatttatattattaacatgtctgttcatcacagtgcatacagtcagtctttatttatattattaacatgtctgttcatcacagagcatacagtcagtctttatttacattattaacatgtctgttcatcacagagcatacagtcagtctttatttatattattaacatgtctgttcatcacagagcatacagtcagtctttatttatattattaacatgtctgttcatcacagagcatacagtcagtctttatttatattattaacatgtctgttcatcacagagcatacagtcagtctttatttatattattaacatgtctgttcatcacagtgcatacagtcagtctttatttatattattaacatgtctgttcatcacagagcatacagtcagtctttatttatattattaacatgtctgttcatcacagagcatacagtcagtctttatttatattattaacatgtctgttcatcacagagcatacagtcagtctttatttatattattaacatgtctgttcatcacagtgcatacagtcagtctttatttatattattaacatgtctgtccatcacagagcatacagtcagtctttatttatattattaacatgtctgttcatcacagagcatacagtcagtctttatttatattattaacatgtctgttcatcacagagcatacagtcagtctttatttatattattaacatgtctgttcatcacagtgcatacagtcagtctttatttatattattaacatgtctgttcatcacagagcatacagtcagtgtctttatttatattattaacatgtctgttcatcacagagcatacagtcagtctttatttacattattaacatgtctgttcatcacagtgcatacagtcagtctttatttacattattaacatgtctgttcatcacagagcatacagtcagtctttatttatattattaacatgtctgttcatcacagagcatacagtcagtctttatttatattattaacatgtctgttcatcacagagcatacagtcagtctttatttatattattaacatgtctgttcatcacagagcatacagtcagtgtctttatttatattattaacatgtctgttcatcacagtgcatacagtcagtctttatttatattattaacatgtctgttcatcacagagcatacagtcagtctttatttacattattaacatgtctgttcatcacagagcatacagtcagtctttatttatattattaacatgtctgttcatcacagagcatacagtcagtctttatttatattattaacatgtctgttcatcacagtgcatacagtcagtctttatttacattattaacatgtctgttcatcacagagcatacag containing:
- the LOC132960305 gene encoding uncharacterized protein LOC132960305 translates to MSAAATSSPLQPLPVSCSTFQSAAAPSSPLQHLPVRCSNFQSAAAPSSQLQHLPVRCSTFQSAAAPSSQLQHLPVRCSTFQSAAAPSSQLQHLPVSCSTFQSAAAPSSPLQQLPVRCSPFQSAAAPSSQLQHLPVSCSTFQSAAAPSSQLQHLPVHCSTFQSAAAPSSPLQHLPVRCSTFQSAAATSSPLQPLPVSCSTFQSAAATSSPLQQLPVRCSPFLSAARSFS